The DNA region ATCGGCACAAGGCGATACGCGGCGGCAGTCTTCAGTGAGCTATCGGCATCGTCTGGATCGAGGTCTATCCGGAAATAGGGGTGAGCCGATGCTTCCTTGACCCGATCCATTGTGAGCTGTGCGATCTCGGATGCTCGTGCGCCGGTGAAGAGAGCAATGAGCGGTGCCCAATACCTATGATCATCAAGCAGCACCGATCCGGGCTGATTGATACGCGTTTCACTCTTGCATCCTGTGAAGACAGGAAGCATGAACAACGCGTTCAGCTCAGTCCTGGTGAAGGGGCGGCGGGGGCGAGACCCCTTCGATTTCGGTTGCGGCACTTTGATCCGTTCGGCTGGATTGTGCTCGATCTCTCCGATGAAAACGCCATGCGCGAAGAGCCGGCCCAAGGCTGCAAGATAACCATTACGGACGGTATTGGGTGACAGTCTGCGCTTCGGCTCAGTGTCGTCCCGGTCCGCTCTGTGTCCGTGATAGACTTCCTGCTTCAGAAGGCTTTCGACCCACGCACGGACATGCGTAGCATCAATTTTCTGAACCGGTAGATCGCCGTGAAGCTCGATGAAGCTATCCACCGCCAGCCGGAGCTTCTTTGACCAGTCTGCGCTGAAATCCGTAGTTTCAGAATACCGATCAAGAAGGTCTCGAAGCTTCATTGTTTCCCTTACGGGATGCTTCTCAGGCGCTTCTTGGAGCCACTCGCGAACAGGCGGCGGTTCAAGCCGCCCTTTCTGATGGAAGCGGGTAATTACCTCGTAGGCGTCGACCGTCGCCTCAAGGAACTTCTCGCAGAAATCTTCGAACTGCGGGTGACTGTCCGGGTCCATGATCCCTTCTGCCTGCATCGCTGCGCGCACATCGTCCATCACCGCGCGGTAGTCACGCTTTTCGAGTGCGAGATACAGGGGGATGTTGTCGCCGCCGAGACGATTCTCATCCCATTCCTCTAGCCATTCGCCAGCAAGCCCGTCTGGATCGCGACTTGCTGCGCGACGATACTTCGCATCATTCCCCACCAGCGCGCGCCAGAGACGATGCGCGCGGTACACGATGACCTCCGGCGGCAGCGTGGCAGTCTGATCAATCAGCTTGGGGCGGTAGCGCTTGGCCTCTTCAGCTTCTGAGCGTGGACCGCCGCCGATCAGCTCAAGTTCCGCCAGCCGGATTTTGCCGTCGTACTCCTTCAGGGCTTCATTCACGCGCCTTACGGCCACCTCATAGCTGGCGGTTTCGAGCGACCTTTGCACGAATTGCTTCCCACCGAACACGAGGGTCGCGCGCAGGGCCTCCGGGACCCGCTTCTTGAACTGGTAGACTCCGTTTCGGATGATGGTGTTGGGAATTTTCTTGGGCATCGTTGTGTCGCGTCATGTGTGACAAGTTGTGTGACGCGAAAAGCCGCATTTCTATTGCTTCGTCAATGGCCTATGTGTGCATAGGCCTTGGAGGAAAAGTGACGGTGCGTCCCACCCTCACCGCCAGATCTTGCCCGACATTTCCAGCGTCCGGGCCCGGCAAGCCAACGCCGGACGGAATTCTTCTCAGGCGGGCCCTTCCGGCGTTCCGGCGCGGTCGCGACATCCCGCGGCGACCTTCGGACCCGGAGAGGTTTCCCATGCGCCGTCAGGACGACCCGTCCTCCGGGGTCGTCGGCACGCGGGCCGATCCCGAGCCCGACGGCCGGCTCGACAAGCGCGCCTTCGGGCTGCAGATCGTTTTGTTCGCCCTGCCCTGCCTGGCGCCGCGAGTCCTGGAACCCTGACCCGCGCGACGCCAGGGAGGCAGCGCGCCGCGAAGCGTGCTATCGCCATCGCGGGCGCACGCTCGAGGGAGGACTGTCATCATGGACGAGATGCGATCTTCGGACCGGTACGGGCTGCGGCTGATGCAGCTCGGCGCGGTCCTGTTCGTGCTGGGCTTGCTGTCCGGCTTCGTGACGGGGGCGATGGAGAACCCGCGCATGGGGCTGTCGGCCCATCTTCAGGGCATCACCAACGGCACTTTCCTGCTCGCCGCCGGAGCGGTGTGGGGGCGGGTCCAGCTGCCAGGGACGCTCAAGGCTCTCGCCTTCTGGCTCTTCGCGGCCGGCACGACGGGCAACTGGCTCACCGTCCAGCTCGCCGCGCTGTGGGGCGCGGGATCGATGATGCCGCTGGCCGCGCCGGGCTTCGTGGCGGAGCCCTGGCAGGAGCAGGTGGTCACCGCGGGCCTCCTCGCGGTCTCGGTGACCATGCTCGCGGGCGGCGTGCTGCTGGCGGCGGGGCTGCTGCGCCCACAGCGCTCGCAATAGCGCCACCAGCCCCGGAGTGACGGCGAGGACGAGGACGCCGGGCACGATCGCGGTCCCGAGGGTCGCTGGAGCGCCTCCCCCGGCCTGTCCTGCCGGTTCCGACGCCGCGCCCCCGCCCCGCTTCCGGGGAGGGATTTTCCGGTTTTCCTTGCCTGTCCGGACATTCCCGGCTCTGCTGCGGACCTGTCCGGACATGCGCGGCGCGACAGACCGCCGGCCGGACACGCCTTTGGAACGGGGAGGAAATCCGTGGTCGCAACGACACCGGCCGAAGAGGCCGAGGAGAACCGCACGCTGTCCGCACCGCACCGGCGCTACGCGCTGAGCGTCCTGCTGGTCATCTACATCTTCAATTTCCTCGACCGGCAGGTGGTCAACATCGTCGCCGAGCCGATCAAGATCGATCTAGGACTGTCCGATTCCCAGCTCGGCATGCTGACCGGGCTCGCCTTCGCGCTGTTCTACACGGTGATGGGCCTTCCCATCGCGCGCCTGGCCGAGCGGCAGAACCGCGTGAAGATCATCTCCGCCGCGGTAGCGGTCTGGAGCGCCTTCACGGTGGCGTGCGGACTGGCGGCGAACTTCATCCAGCTGCTCCTGGCGCGCGTCGGGGTCGGTGTCGGGGAAGCCGGCTGCACGCCGCCTGCCCACTCCCTGATCTCCGACTACGTGCCGCGCGAGAAGCGCGCCGGCGCGCTCGCCTTCTATTCCCTCGGCATTCCGCTCGGCTCGCTCGCGGGGATGGCGCTCGGCGGGCTGGTCGCCGACGCCTGGGGCTGGCGGGCGGCCTTCTTCATCGCCGGGGCGCCGGGCGTGATCCTGGCGATCCTGGCCTGGCTGACCCTTCCCGAGGTCCGCAAGCCGGCCGAGCGCGGCGCGGTGCATACCGGCCCGAGCCTCGGCGACGCGGTCGCCGAGCTGCGCTCGAAATCCGCCTTCTGGTGGATCGCGGTCGGCACCTCGATCAAGGCGATGATCGCCTACGGCCACATCGCCTTCTACGGCTCCTTCTACCTCAGGAACCATGGCGAGGGCCTGGCCGGGATCTCCAGCGCCCTGACCGAGGCGACCGGCATAGCGCTCGGACCGATCGGCTTCATCGGACTCGTGCTCGGGCTGCTCATCGGCGTGTTCGGCGCGATCGGCGCGTTTCTCGGCGGGATGCTCAGCGACCGCTACGCGATGCGCGACGCGCGCGCCTACGTCTTCATCCCGGCGCTCGCCGCAGGGCTGTCCCTGCCCCCCTTCATCTGGGCGATGCTGACCGGCTCGACCGTGCTGTCCCTGACCCTCCTCGCCATCCCCGTCCTGCTGAGTTCGGTCTGGTACGGCCCCGTCTATGCGGCGGTGCAGAGCCTCGTCCAGCCGCGCACGCGGGCGACGGCCTCGGCCGTGCTGCTCTTCGTGGTCAACCTGGTCGGTCTCGGCATCGGGCCGCTCTTCGTCGGCATCGTCAGCGACAGCTTCGCCGCCGCGATGGGCCCGGCCGAAGGCCTGCGCTGGTCGCTGATCGTGATCTCGCTGGCCGGCGTGATCGGCCTGGCCACCTTCCTCATGGCCTCGCGCCGGCTGCGCGAGCAGATCGTCAGCTAGGCAAGATGACAGAACGGTAATTGGCGCACCCGCCTGCCGGCACTAAGGTGCCCGCCAATGAATCCATTTAATCGGGGAAAATCATGAGCTTCACGAGCCTTCTTCTGGTCACCACGGCGGCCGCCGCCCTTGCCGGACCCGGCCACAACCATGGCGGCATCCCCGGCGCGACCTCGAGCCTGCAGGACGCCCCGGTCTCCGAACCGGCCGCGGCGGATACCGACGAAAGCTGGGACGT from Marinicauda algicola includes:
- a CDS encoding site-specific integrase, with amino-acid sequence MPKKIPNTIIRNGVYQFKKRVPEALRATLVFGGKQFVQRSLETASYEVAVRRVNEALKEYDGKIRLAELELIGGGPRSEAEEAKRYRPKLIDQTATLPPEVIVYRAHRLWRALVGNDAKYRRAASRDPDGLAGEWLEEWDENRLGGDNIPLYLALEKRDYRAVMDDVRAAMQAEGIMDPDSHPQFEDFCEKFLEATVDAYEVITRFHQKGRLEPPPVREWLQEAPEKHPVRETMKLRDLLDRYSETTDFSADWSKKLRLAVDSFIELHGDLPVQKIDATHVRAWVESLLKQEVYHGHRADRDDTEPKRRLSPNTVRNGYLAALGRLFAHGVFIGEIEHNPAERIKVPQPKSKGSRPRRPFTRTELNALFMLPVFTGCKSETRINQPGSVLLDDHRYWAPLIALFTGARASEIAQLTMDRVKEASAHPYFRIDLDPDDADSSLKTAAAYRLVPIHPHLLTLGFGEYVRRIKASGSPRLFPQWKRAANKRYSDSRSQRNFNEKICKAVAEHEPAPSFHSFRHFMKGEMMRQGVPTQVQNFILGHEQSGMDKTYLHQPGIEELTPHMKALRFEGVHLDHLLPESRRARKS
- a CDS encoding hydrogenase, yielding MDEMRSSDRYGLRLMQLGAVLFVLGLLSGFVTGAMENPRMGLSAHLQGITNGTFLLAAGAVWGRVQLPGTLKALAFWLFAAGTTGNWLTVQLAALWGAGSMMPLAAPGFVAEPWQEQVVTAGLLAVSVTMLAGGVLLAAGLLRPQRSQ
- a CDS encoding spinster family MFS transporter, whose amino-acid sequence is MVATTPAEEAEENRTLSAPHRRYALSVLLVIYIFNFLDRQVVNIVAEPIKIDLGLSDSQLGMLTGLAFALFYTVMGLPIARLAERQNRVKIISAAVAVWSAFTVACGLAANFIQLLLARVGVGVGEAGCTPPAHSLISDYVPREKRAGALAFYSLGIPLGSLAGMALGGLVADAWGWRAAFFIAGAPGVILAILAWLTLPEVRKPAERGAVHTGPSLGDAVAELRSKSAFWWIAVGTSIKAMIAYGHIAFYGSFYLRNHGEGLAGISSALTEATGIALGPIGFIGLVLGLLIGVFGAIGAFLGGMLSDRYAMRDARAYVFIPALAAGLSLPPFIWAMLTGSTVLSLTLLAIPVLLSSVWYGPVYAAVQSLVQPRTRATASAVLLFVVNLVGLGIGPLFVGIVSDSFAAAMGPAEGLRWSLIVISLAGVIGLATFLMASRRLREQIVS